GCATCCCGACGGCGCCGTAGGCTTCAGCCAGTTTCACAAAGTCAGGGTTGTTGGATCCGAAGACGGAGAAGCTGGTGCGGTTGTCGTAGAAGAGCTGCTGCCACTGGCGAACCATGCCCAGGCAGCTGTTATTCATCAGGGCAATTTTTACCGGTATTTTATACTCAACGGCGGTTGCGAGTTCACAGGAGAGCATTTGGAATCCGCCGTCGCCCGTGATGCAAACTACATTGCGGTCGGGACAGGCAAGAGCCGCACCCATGGCTGCCGGAAAACCGTACCCCATGGTACCCAGTCCGCCCGATGATATCCAGGATCGCGGATAGTTGAAATTGTAATGCTGGGCCGCCCACATCTGGTGCTGACCCACATCAGTCACAACGATCGCATTGCCTTCGGTGGCATCAGAAATCATTTTCATCATATGTTGCGGATAGATTTTATCGTCTGCCTCCGGAACAACCAAAGGATGGTCACTCTTCCAGCTATGAATGGTATCCCACCAATCTGAAATACCGGGAGGAGCAGCCAGCCGGTCGATAGCGGGAATGACTCTTTTGACATCTCCCACAATGGGGACCTCCACCGGCACATTTTTCCCTATACAGGATGGATCGATATCAATGTGGATTTTTCGTGAGTGGGGTGAAAATCCATCCAGCCGCCCGGTTACACGGTCATCGAAGCGGGCACCAACGGCAATGAGCACATCACACTCGGTCATAGCCATATTTGCGTACCATGTGCCGTGCATACCCAGCATGCCGAGTGATTGCGGCTGGCTTTCCGGAAAGGCACCCAGCCCCATGAGGGTCGTGGTGACCGGAATATTCAATCGTTTGGCAAATGCGGTAAGCTCGTGCCAGGCGTTTCCTGAAATAACACCTCCACCGGCATATATTAACGGCTTTGTTGCGTTGGAGAGCATTTCAGCCGCTTTTTCAATTTGTGGATGATGCCCCTGAAGGGTTGGCTTGAAGCTCGGGATTTCCACTTTTTTCATTCCCGTAAATCGCCCTTTTGTATTGAGCATATCTTTTGGGAGATCCACAAGTACGGGGCCTGGGCGGCCGTTGGTTGCAATGTGAAAAGCCTCACGAATTACGTGCTCCAATTCCGAGACATCCCGGACCAGGTAGTTTTGCTTGGTAATAGGACGGGTAATGCCAACGATATCGGCTTCCTGGAACGCATCGTTACCAATCACACCGGTGGGTACCTGCCCTGTAAAGACAACCAGCGGAATGGAATCCATCATAGCGGTTGCGATACCTGTAACCGTATTCGTACCGCCGGGACCCGATGTGGCCAGAACAACTCCGGGCTTACCTGTTGCCCTTGCATATCCATCAGCGGCATGCGCACCGGCCTGTTCATGACGAATGAGAATGTGTTTTAAGTCATGGTTATCAAAGAGGGTGTCGTATACGGGAAGAACCGCTCCGCCGGGATAGCCGAAAATCGTATCAACACCAAGGTCGGCGAGCGTTTTGATCAGAATGCCGGCGCCATTGTCAGTACCGGAGTCCGGAAGTACAGAAGCTTGCTCAACGGGTTCAAACGAAGGGACAGAAACTGTTTTTTGAGCCGGGTATGTTGAATTGGTTGATTTCATATGTCTTGCGGGTATACGTTTCCCGCCAGAGGTCGTAAGATGAAATCGCATTGTGAAGTGTGACTGCGGCTTTTAACCTCTGGCGGATGGGGTTATCTAATAATTAGAATTAGAATGCCAGAGATTAGAGATAGAATCAGAATCAGAATGCTAATAATGCTGATGGCAGAAAGATCAGATAAAGATATCGTGGAAACTGAATATTCTATCGCAGCGATAAGAGTAAGGGATCCAATCAAAAATAAAACAGCAGGCAGCAGGAACCCGAAATCTTCCCGAAGAAGATGGGCCGTTATATTGCTATGAAGAGTCGCTGTTTTCAACAGGTGAACGTATTGATTGATTATCGCTTCGAAAAAGCTAGACAACGACTTATGTGATGTCAAGATTTTTTTTAAAAAAATGTTTAGATATAATTGTGATGGAAGACTGAATTATTAAAAAGCGCTTCCATGGATATAAAAATGAAATATTAAGTTCTTGTAATAAAACAACTAAACAGATATGGCCAGAAAATCCGGTAAAATCAATACATTCAGCTCAAGATTAACTCAGGAGCAGTCGCAGGTTGGATCGAAAGCCATGCTTTATGCAACCGGTTTGAGAGCGGAAGACATGGAAAAAGCTCAGGTGGGCATAGCAAGCACGGGGTGGGACGGCAATCCGTGCAACATGCATTTGAACGGTCTGGCAGACCTGGTAAAAGGCGCTGTTTGGAACAGTGACATGGTTGGATTTGTGTTTCACTCTATTGGGGTGAGCGATGGAATTTCAATGGGTACGCAGGGAATGAAATACTCTCTTCCCTCCCGTGATATCATTGCCGATTCCATTGAGACAGTGATGACGGCCCAGTGGTACGATGCCAATATTTCTGTAGTGGGATGCGACAAAAATATGCCGGGATCGGTCATGGCTATGGCAAGAGTGAACAGGCCCTCAATCATGGTCTACGGAGGGACCATTCGGCCGGGAAACCTGAACGGCCAGAAACTGGATATTGTATCCGCATTTGAGTCTTACGGCCAATTTTTGTCGAATGAGATTGATGAAGATCAGATGAACCGCATTTTAAAGCATGCCTGCCCGGGTGCAGGGGCATGCGGCGGAATGTACACTGCCAACACCATGGCATCAGCCATCGAGACCCTGGGAATGAGTTTGCCGTTCAGCTCTTCCATACCGGCAACACACCAAGAAAAGCGGAAAGAGTGCGAAAGAGCAGGAAAAGCGATCCGTCTTCTGCTGGAGGAAGATATCAAACCACGCGATATTATCACCCGAACTTCACTTGAAAATGCGGTTGCGATAATTATTGCCCTGGGGGGATCTACCAATGCTGTTATGCATATGCTTGCAATTGCCCGTGCTGCTGAGGTTGACTTTACCATAGACGACTTTCAGGAGGTCAGTGACCGTACTCCTTTCCTTGCTGACCTCAAACCATCCGGGAAGTATGTGATGGAAGACCTGTATAATGCGGGTGGTGTGCCGGCCGTTCAAAAGCTACTGCTGGAGCACGGCTACCTGGATGGCAGCTGTATAACCGTTACCGGCAAAACGCTTGAAGAGAATGTGGCTGAACTACCGGGACTGATCGAAGAACAGAAGGTGATTTATCCCGTATCCGACCCGATTAAAGAGACAGGTCATCTTCAGATTCTATA
This window of the Rhodohalobacter mucosus genome carries:
- the ilvB gene encoding biosynthetic-type acetolactate synthase large subunit; translation: MKSTNSTYPAQKTVSVPSFEPVEQASVLPDSGTDNGAGILIKTLADLGVDTIFGYPGGAVLPVYDTLFDNHDLKHILIRHEQAGAHAADGYARATGKPGVVLATSGPGGTNTVTGIATAMMDSIPLVVFTGQVPTGVIGNDAFQEADIVGITRPITKQNYLVRDVSELEHVIREAFHIATNGRPGPVLVDLPKDMLNTKGRFTGMKKVEIPSFKPTLQGHHPQIEKAAEMLSNATKPLIYAGGGVISGNAWHELTAFAKRLNIPVTTTLMGLGAFPESQPQSLGMLGMHGTWYANMAMTECDVLIAVGARFDDRVTGRLDGFSPHSRKIHIDIDPSCIGKNVPVEVPIVGDVKRVIPAIDRLAAPPGISDWWDTIHSWKSDHPLVVPEADDKIYPQHMMKMISDATEGNAIVVTDVGQHQMWAAQHYNFNYPRSWISSGGLGTMGYGFPAAMGAALACPDRNVVCITGDGGFQMLSCELATAVEYKIPVKIALMNNSCLGMVRQWQQLFYDNRTSFSVFGSNNPDFVKLAEAYGAVGMRSTNPAEMKQVLDKAMNIHDGPVLMDFRVVETENCYPMVPSGAALNEMVESDEECG
- the ilvD gene encoding dihydroxy-acid dehydratase; translation: MARKSGKINTFSSRLTQEQSQVGSKAMLYATGLRAEDMEKAQVGIASTGWDGNPCNMHLNGLADLVKGAVWNSDMVGFVFHSIGVSDGISMGTQGMKYSLPSRDIIADSIETVMTAQWYDANISVVGCDKNMPGSVMAMARVNRPSIMVYGGTIRPGNLNGQKLDIVSAFESYGQFLSNEIDEDQMNRILKHACPGAGACGGMYTANTMASAIETLGMSLPFSSSIPATHQEKRKECERAGKAIRLLLEEDIKPRDIITRTSLENAVAIIIALGGSTNAVMHMLAIARAAEVDFTIDDFQEVSDRTPFLADLKPSGKYVMEDLYNAGGVPAVQKLLLEHGYLDGSCITVTGKTLEENVAELPGLIEEQKVIYPVSDPIKETGHLQILYGNLSAEGSVAKITGKEGTRFSGPAKVFESEEDALAGIRNGSVTKGDVVVIRYEGPKGGPGMREMLSITAAIMGAGLGNDVALITDGRFSGGTHGFVIGHITPEAQLGGAIGLLKNGDEITIDADERTLNVDLTQEELSSRRKNWTAPELKVKSGSLYKYAKLVSTASEGCITDGPG